A region of Alosa alosa isolate M-15738 ecotype Scorff River chromosome 17, AALO_Geno_1.1, whole genome shotgun sequence DNA encodes the following proteins:
- the gpr37b gene encoding prosaposin receptor GPR37b, whose protein sequence is MAQTMQMLLVKAVLLCWGNVYVASLSNDGDIGTKDTGRDFCNSTCRGAFGFNGESITQNKANAIDTTRRHATGVAFLEATGSPVKGVDASSFRNHGTVRESKHTRHAHLSRNRTERGEGSVETKNKHSRRHKRKKLNSEMPATMGTPGGHNDTKPPSMSKRGLHKRNHRRKRGTKENQKKAHKNGRKGINSVGGAAAFTRPETSVNVLSAPFTMWEPSTKLMALTSTHFPFDLTRSVEYHTKQVEEEEDPWDMTPMTPPYELDNEEEYFPNPFYPVTSETFGAYAIMCVSVIIFLVGIVGNIAIMCIVCHNYYMRSISNSLLANLAIWDFVMLFFCLPLVVFHELTKTWLLGQFTCRVIPYIEVASLGVTTFTLCALCIDRFRAATNVQMYYEMIENCTSTAAKLAVIWIGALLLALPELLIRQLVTEDAGVSEAPATVERCVVRISTSLPDMLYVLGLTYNSARLWWCFGCYFCLPTLFTIGCSLVTARKIRRAEAACARGNKKQIRLESQMNCTVVALAIVYGACVVPENICNIVSAYMAAGVPESTMELLHLLSQLLLFCRAAVTPALLLCLCRPFGRAFLDCCCCCCGGGEACGQARSSATTSDDNEHECTTELELSPFSTIRREMSNYTAVGSHC, encoded by the exons ATGGCTCAGACAATGCAGATGTTGCTAGTAAAAGCGGTGTTGCTCTGTTGGGGAAACGTGTATGTGGCATCGTTAAGCAATGATGGGGACATAGGAACCAAAGACACTGGGAGAGATTTTTGCAACAGTACATGCAGAGGAGCCTTTGGCTTCAACGGAGAAAGTATCACTCAAAACAAAGCTAATGCCATTGACACTACTAGGCGCCACGCCACAGGTGTAGCCTTTTTGGAAGCCACTGGGTCACCAGTGAAGGGTGTCGATGCATCATCCTTTAGAAATCATGGCACAGTTAGAGAAAGTAAGCACACCCGACATGCACATCTCTCAAGAAACCGGACGGAAAGAGGAGAAGGCTCAGTCGAAACCAAAAACAAGCACTCGCGGCGACACAAGAGGAAAAAGTTGAATAGCGAGATGCCTGCTACCATGGGAACGCCAGGTGGACATAATGACACTAAGCCTCCTTCAATGAGCAAGCGAGGACTGCACAAGAGGAACCATCGGAGGAAAAGAGGGACAAAAGAAAACCAAAAGAAAGCACACAAGAACGGCAGAAAAGGGATAAACAGCGTCGGCGGTGCCGCCGCTTTCACGCGCCCTGAAACTTCTGTCAACGTGTTGAGTGCCCCTTTCACTATGTGGGAACCTTCGACAAAACTCATGGCCCTTACGTCCACCCATTTCCCGTTTGACCTGACAAGGAGTGTCGAGTATCACACTAAACAAGTTGAGGAAGAAGAAGACCCGTGGGATATGACCCCGATGACTCCTCCATACGAGCTGGATAACGAGGAGGAATATTTCCCAAATCCCTTCTACCCAGTCACCAGCGAAACTTTCGGGGCATACGCCATCATGTGTGTGTCCGTCATCATTTTCCTGGTCGGTATAGTCGGGAACATTGCAATAATGTGCATTGTGTGCCACAACTACTACATGAGGAGTATCTCTAACTCTCTATTGGCCAACTTGGCCATATGGGATTTTGTCATGCTCTTCTTCTGCCTGCCTCTTGTGGTGTTCCATGAGCTGACAAAGACGTGGCTCTTGGGCCAATTCACTTGTAGAGTGATACCATACATTGAG GTCGCCTCCCTGGGCGTCACCACCTTCACCCTGTGCGCGCTGTGCATCGACCGCTTCCGCGCCGCCACCAACGTGCAGATGTACTACGAGATGATCGAGAACTGCACGTCCACCGCTGCCAAGCTGGCCGTCATCTGGATCGGCGCCCTCCTGCTGGCTCTGCCCGAGCTGCTGATCCGCCAGCTGGTGACGGAGGACGCGGGCGTGTCCGAGGCGCCGGCGACGGTCGAGCGTTGCGTGGTGCGCATCTCCACCTCGCTGCCGGACATGCTCTACGTGCTGGGCCTGACGTACAACAGCGCGCGGCTGTGGTGGTGCTTCGGCTGCTACTTCTGCCTGCCCACGCTCTTCACCATCGGCTGCTCGCTGGTGACCGCGCGCAAGATCCGTCGGGCCGAGGCGGCGTGCGCGCGCGGCAACAAGAAGCAGATCCGGCTGGAGAGCCAGATGAACTGCACGGTGGTGGCGCTGGCCATCGTCTACGGCGCGTGCGTGGTGCCCGAGAACATCTGCAACATCGTGTCGGCGTACATGGCGGCCGGCGTGCCCGAGAGCACCATGGAGCTGCTCCACCTGCTCAGCcagctgctgctcttctgccGGGCGGCCGTCACGCCGGCCCTGCTGCTCTGCCTGTGCCGGCCGTTCGGACGCGCCTTCctggactgctgctgctgctgctgcggcggCGGAGAGGCGTGCGGACAGGCGCGCTCCTCGGCCACCACCAGCGACGACAACGAGCACGAGTGCACCACCGAGCTGGAGCTGTCGCCCTTCAGCACCATCCGCAGGGAGATGTCCAACTACACCGCCGTGGGCTCGCACTGCTGA